The stretch of DNA CTGGCTTCGTCATAGTTCTTTGTAAAGAATTCTGCTCTATAATGAGCCCCATCTACCAGTGGCTCTCGGATATATGCTCCTGATTCCTTGCCGTCCACGAAGACTTTGGATTTGGATTCATCCATATCTCGCATTGGAAATCCGTTCTCATGGTATGTAGTCCATGTCCACAGGAAATGGCCTATCTCAAATGGGTATTCTCCTTTCCACTCTGCATGGATTACGCCATCATTTGTCAAAGTATACAATGAATGCCTGCAGTTCTCATTGTTTCCAATGTTTGCGGGAATCTCTATTTTCTGCTTGTCTACATATAGTTCTAGGGTTGCCGAAACCCTGTAGTTGGATTCAATATCGTTGACGCATACCCTTAGCGGGTTGTCTAGATTTAGCCACTGTTGAATGAATATGCTGGCAGTTCCTACCGATATGGCAATCACTGCCGTAATTATCAGGTAGCGTATGGTGCCCTTTCTTTTGGCAGGATTGCCCAAACCAGGCCAATTCATAGCCCAGACTTGGGTCCTATAGGATAAAGTCGTTTCTCTGTGACCAATAATAAAATGAAAAGAGAAGGGTTGTTGGTTTAGATTACTTGCCAGGGGCGAGTTGCGAACGTGATCACATAGCCAACGCCAATGATGATTGATTGATACATGATGTTGGTGTATGGAATTGGTTTTAGTATTGGATCACCCGTAACTACTACTGTTTGTCCTGGGCCTAATCCTGGTCCAACTTGAGCAACGTTGAGTTGAGTGTGTACGTGGTATACGCCTGGCTCTAATGCCTTTGCCCTGATTTCATAATCAAGTACTGCGTTACCTGGGATTTGAAAGACGTTTCCTGGTGGGGTTCTTGCAAGAATCTCCCATCTGTTACCTGCGTTGGTGGACTCTGAGAATATAGAGTTCCAGCCTCTGAGGTCTCTTTCAACAAGACTTACGAACTTGCCAGATAAGACTAGTTCTTCACCTGTTTGCAGTGATTGTCTGTTGAAGGTTTCATCTTCAATCTTTACGAAACGACTCTGTAGTTGTGCTTGAACACCGTGTGCTTCTGCAGTCTGTACCATTTGAGCCAAGTTTGGACCAAGTGTACCGAGTGCCAAAACTACACTGAGTGCTAGTACGATTGTTTTCTTGTCGACCATAGTTATCCCGTTAATTAATCATCGACCCACATAGAATGATATATGTTTTACCGTTTTAATCAGTAGTGAAAGTTAATAGGATCACGCAGTGGTACTGATCTAATAGCTAAACATTAATGTTGAACATTGAAAACATGTTTTTTATAGTTGTAAAACTTTTCATTTCAAGCATGTATGATATAATTTCAGTACATGTTATTAGTAAATCTTATAAAAATTTCAATAAAATTGACCAAAAATAAACTCATGTTTTATATATTGAAAATTACCCATCGGTATCATGGCACAGATGCCGGCATTAATCCCAAAAGAAGTTGAGATTCAGAGACTAAAGAAGATCTGGCTCATCGTTATTGCAATGGGATCCACAGCAGCATCCGTGGAAGTAGACAACTTCGTAGATGGTTCCTTACATCAAACCTCTATCAGAGACTCTGCATTCACACCAGCACACTGGTGGCTTTACTCTCACTTTGTGGCACTACCACTAGGTTGGGGTTCAGTTGCAATCTATGATAGAAAGGTACCAGTACTCAGAGGTCCAAACAACTCCATGAACACAGGCCTAAAGATGACCATTCTAGGTTACCTGGCAACCATGTTCACAATCGGAGTCAATGAAATGTGGCACTTCTGGTTCGTAGAGGAAATCTTCGCAGTACCAAACCACTGGATGTTCAACATGGGTGTAGTAGTAGCATTCATGGGTGCTCTAGCATATGTCGTAAGAGTATATGCTAGACTAGTCGAACTAGGTGCAGAAACACCAGGTGAGAACCCATATGTTGCAGAAATGTACAAGATGGCCCTAGAAGGCAAACTGTACAGCAGAGCAATCCCATAAAACTCTCTTTTTCTCTTTATTTTCCAAGATCGACCCAGCCTGAGATTTTAAGAAAGACTTAAAAGCCAACTATCGATTACAAATTCAAATGACTCTACCAAAAGGATTTGGTTCAGGCGGCTCCGGCGGAGCATCAAGTGCCGATGTAGAGAAGATGATTGGCAGACGTGTAGAAAACATGACTGGCATAATCACCATTTCGTACATTGCAGCTTGGCTAGCAACCTTTGGCGGAACAGCAGCTGGATATTTCTATTATCCATGGGCTTATCCAACACCAAGTGGTCACTATGCATTCATAGTCCTGACAATCATCGAAGCAATTGGCTATCTCTTCTGTGTTAAAGTAATGGAAGAAGGTACCAAGAAGAAGAGCAACGGAATAGTAGGCGCAACACTGGCCGCAACCGCTGTTGGAACAATATTGATCTCTCTGTTCGTCGGAACATAGGGAAAGTTCCTCGACTTTTTCTTATTTTCATTTTTCAATTCTCTCCTTAGGCGGTCCTGATCGCGCCGTTTACAATGCCAATAATTGTCTAAAATTTTATATACTCACCACTGCCCTAACCGGTTAATGGTCTGGCTTAGACGATGTACGCACTACTTGTTCATAGTAGTCGTAGCAGTCAACTCAACCCTGCTTACAATCAACGCAGGAGACTACATCTTCTACACTGACTGGGCATGGACTTCGTATGTCGTGTTCTCAATATCACAGACATTGATGTTGGTGGTAGGTGCAACTTACTATCTGACATTTACCGGAGTTCCAGGAACCGCAACATACTACGCGCTGATTATGACCGTGTATACATGGATCGCAAAAGGCGCATGGTTTGCTCTAGGTTACCCATATGACTTCATTGTTACACCAGTTTGGTTACCATCAGCAATGCTGATTGACTTAGCATACTGGGCTACAAAGAAGAACAAGCACTCACTGATACTATTCGGTGGTGTGTTGTGTGGAATGTCACTGCCATTGTTCAACATGGTAAATCTAATTACCGTGGCTGATCCATTGGAGACTGCTTTCAAATATCCAAGACCAACATTGCCTCCATACATGACTCCAATAGAACCCCAAGTGGGCAAGTTCTATAACAGTCCAGTTGCACTCGGTGCAGGCGCAGGCGCTGTATTATCAGTAACCTTTGCCGCTCTGGGATGTAAGCTGAATACGTGGACGTACAGATGGATGGCAGCTTGGTCCAAGTGGGACTAAAATCCTACAACTCTCTTTTCTCTTGTTTTTTACTATGACTAGCCGTAAGGCTTGATTTTTTCCAAGCAAAATGACCCTGTTTCTAATCGGAGATGAAATTATCTTTTGTGATTACTGAAATTGAGATTAATTTAGGCATCATTAGGATTCTTCTTGAGCCTAATAGTAAGCGATTGCGACAATCTGATTAACAAATGTTGCACATCTTGTGATCTTTTGTTGTCTTGTACCGGGATATGATTTGCTAGAATCTTGTATTATTGAGCCAGCACCAGATACTCTCAGTCGAACCAAAGCCATTTGTCAAGTGGGCGGGAGGAAAAAGGCAGCTAATCTCGGCAATCGACAGGCACATTCCGTCTGAATTTGGCACGTACTTTGAGCCATTTTTGGGAGGGGGGGCAGTACTGTTTCATCTGTTGAGCAAAAACCCCGCCGTGAAATGCAAGGTCTCTGATTTGAACTCTGACTTGGTATTGGCATATGTGACAATTCGCGACAAAGTGGACGAGCTGATTTCAGCACTGGAAAACCATGCAAAAAACTATCACAAAAATCCAGACTCTTACTATTATGGCATAAGGGAAAGCGAGCCGACAGGCCAGATTGCCAAGGTCTCGCGATTACTATTCCTCAATAGGACCTGCTTTAACGGATTGTATCGAGTAAACAGCAAGGGAAAATTCAATGTCCCACTCGGGAGATACTCTAATCCAAATATCGTAAATGAGGAAAATTTGGTTGCCGTCAGCCACGTCTTGCAATCAAAAAGGATTCAGATTAGTTGTCGTGACTTTACCGCAGTTCTATCTGATGCCAAAAAAGGCGATTTTGTGTACTTTGATCCGCCATACCAGCCAGTTAGCGACACTGCAAACTTTACCAGCTATACAAACCGCGACTTTACCTATTCTGACTTGGAAAAACTAGTCAAAGTATCTGAAAAGCTCTCAGACAAGGGCTGCAAGGTTTTGCATTCCAATTCCAATTCCAAGGAAGTAAAAGACCTATTTTCAAAGGGCTGGAAGGTAATCGAGGTTGCCGCCAATAGGGCGATAAACTCGGATTCTGCAAAAAGGACAGGCCAAAAAGAACTACTCATCAAAAATTATTAGAATAAGCTTCGAACGGGATCCGAACCCGCGACCTTTACCTTACCAAGGTAACGCTCTACCAGGCTGAGCTATCGAAGCGATAATTTTTTGCTCAATCAAATCCTAATTATACTTACTTGAGATGATCTGCAAAAACATCAACTGTTAAATTTCAGCCAGAATTTAGCTATTTTGCAGGAGTCGCCGAGCCTGGCCAAAGTAAGCAACAAAAATTGCTTTTGGACGCGCGGGACTTAAGATCTAATAATGGGTGATCCCGTCTCTTAGGGGTTCGTGGGTTCAAATCCCACCTCCTGCACCTTTTTCTATTTAGGATGCTTGATTCCGCGAGAATTCAAAACTTCGTAAACGTCTGGTAGCGAAAACACATAGCCAATATGTACACAGTCTTTTTCCTCGCAAAGCTGGCAGAACAGCTCGCCCTTTTGGATTGCAACTTCGGCAATTCTGTTTTTGATGTTATCCTTTAGAACAACTCGGTCATCGTCCACTGCAACTTTTTCTATCTTTGGTGCATATCTTGCAAAGGTCTTGTCCTTTTGCATTGTCTGCTCTAACATGTAAGTCACATAACCTGAAAAGCTGTTAATTCCCTTCATTACTAGTTCGGACTTGTTCTTTTCAAATACGTCAAAGAACTTGTCATACACTTCTTCGGAGACCGTAATGGATTTGAAACCTGCTTTTGGCATTTTACTTACCTATTACCGTACTTTAAGGTACCCTACTATTTAACGTTTTTTGTAAGCGGGATCTTTTACCTCTTCGGTGAAAAATTGACCCTGTTACCTTTCGGTGATAACTCATTTGATAACACCATACTCTATATCATATTCAAATGGATAGCCGTTCTTTGTCATACAGTTAGGGCAAATTGTTATTAGGTGTTCCTTTATTCGTGGTTCCGTCATGGCATCATGATGAGGGTTTTCTTGTATTGTTATGCTATACCAAATCTGATTTTCTCTATTAATTGGAATCTCACACTCTCTGCAATAAAATGGATCTTTCGGCTCGATTGGTTTTTTGTTTCGCTTGATTGAATCTCGTCCAAACCAGAACAGACATTGCTCTTCATTACATTTAGGACAATTTCCTCTATACTCATATTCATGAACACCAAAAATGCGATTTGGTGACGCTATTGCATCTTTATTACCTCGTTCTCGTTCAAATTTTCTTATCATATCTGTTAACAACGCACTTCCTAGTGGTGTCATTCCTTTCATTGCAACTTTACGTGGTTCCCATTTGACTTTTTTATGATTAAAAAATTCATCGCAATTCCAACATTGCATATCAACTGGTTCATTTTTGAAAAACTTCACATTAATCCTTAGTTGCATTTTGAATTAAGGTTATCCATTTATTCTGGCCTTCAATTTTTACACCGCTAGCTTCGGCAGGGGTTTTCCCTTTCAAGCCCATGCGTGGTCAAGTAATTGTGGTAGATTTTGAATCAATAAAAGAAGTCAAATTTGTAGATGTGAATATCACATCAATAGCATAAATAATTAGGTCTGATAATAAAAGCGACTTTGGCAAGAGGCTATTCATTACAAGAAATGCAAGAAAAACTAATCGAGGTTTTATCAGATTCCAAGACTGGATTATCTGGAGTAGAGATTGCAGAAAGACTCAAAGTTAACCGTGCAACAATGGCAAAATACCTCAATGTTTTTGCAGCAGAAGGAATAATCCGACAAAAAAACATTGGCAATGCAAATCTGTGGTTTGTAGATTTTGGAACAGAAACACTCCAGTTTCCTGCAGACTACTATAGGGTCAAAGAAAAATTCCTAGAACATTTGGTTTCAAACCAGCAACATCAAGCATATCAATTGATTCGAAATTCGTTTCATTCTGGAGCAGACATTGCGACTCTGATAATCGAGGTAATCTTGCCGGCAATTGCATCTGTGGAGGACTTGTATCTCAAAGCCAAAATTGGCACATCCGAGGCAAAAATGCTTCGCGGAGTAATTGCAAACTCTATTCAAATTCTAAACTCACAAGAAGAGCCAGACACAAAAAGAAACACAGTCTTGCTTTCTACAGACCAATCAAGCGTTCTTTATTCACAAGCAGCATCTGCTGCACTTGCATCAAAGGGGTGGCAGATTTGGCAAGTAGGCGACGTGTCTGATTCTATTGGAGTACTGTATGATCTTGATTTGCAGAAATTCATCACAAAAATCTGGAAGCAAAAACAAGGAGCAATGGTAATCGCAATATTTTCTGCAACAGAGGAAGGTGCAAAATTTTTCTCAGAATCAGCAAATTCAATCAAGCCCAAGTTTGGCAAAAATCTGCATGTTGTAGCTCATTCCAGAGCGCAAAAACAAGGAGTAAAGGCCGAATTTGCAAGCGAGAAACTGGAATCAGTCATACAATGGATAGACTCTATTTCTGGTTTGTAAAATGGTGGGCCGAGAGAGATTCGAACTCTCGACCTTTCGATGTCTGAAAGGTTGTTTTATCAGTCGAACGCTCCAGCCAAGCTGAGCTACCGGCCCTAAAAAAATCCAAATAAAACGGACTTAAAAGTGTGTGGTCAGTTCTTCCATTTTATGGAGCAACCAATAGAAGGATCGAAATCTTTTGGAATTGGTTGACCTGCAAGTAATTTTTCTACAGTTGCAATCATTGTTTTTTCCGTAGCCTTGTCTTCTGGCTTCATTGCATTGTCTATTTTCCCATGAAATACTAGCTTGCGCTCTTTGTTGAACAAAAACGGATCTGGTGTGCATACTGCACCGTATTTTTTTGCCACTTGTTGTGTTTCATCTACCAAATACCAAAATGAGATTCCTCGCTGTTTTGCAAATTCCTTCATGCTATCAAAGCTGTCGTCTGGATATGCAACTGCATCGTTGCTGTTGATTCCGACTACTGCCAGCTTTCCTTTGAACTTGTTTTGGACCTCGTTTATTGCGTCAACCTTTGCCTTGACATATGGACAGTGGTTGCACATGAAAATTACAAGAAGCGCATCATAGTCTTTGAAGCTAGCAAGTGAATGCTTTTTGTCGTCTACTCCCAAAAGCTCAAAGTCTGGAGCAGAGTCGCCCTTTTTGAGTACCACTTGGGATTCCATTACGACCATGTTGTGCGCAATTTGTTTTGCAAATAAAAATTCTTGCCTAAATCAAAGACAACAATTAAAATCTGCACAACGGAGCCATTCCTTAAGGGCTGATAGTTCAGGGGTAGAATGCTCGCCTTGCACGCGAGAGGTCAGGGGTTCAAATCCCCTTCAGTCCATACATCGATCTTTTTTGCAAATCTGGGTCTGAGAGATGGATTTAAATATGATAATCAAAGTGGATTATCTTAATGGCGATTCCACAAGTTGCAAGCGAATCAATCGCTGTATGGATACCAATGATTGTCGGTTTAGCTCCAGGATTAGTTTACTGGTTTGTTATTACCGGCATGCGAAATAGAAAATAACCTCATTTCTTATCTTTTATTCTTAATTTTTGTAAAACCTTCTAGTCCACATTGTTTACAATGTGTAATTCCTCATGTGATTAATGTCTCCTGTGTAGGGAAATTGAAATGAAAATATTCGTATTTGCTCTATTGTTCCTGCTCTTTCCAATAACTACTGTATTTGCCCAAGTAACTGATACGCAATCCACGCTTGGGGTCAAGCTTACAAACACAGCCCCCTTCATCTACAAAGACGATGAAGGATATACTGTTGTAATCGGTGAAGTAGAGAACACAAAGAGCTTTCCAGTGAATAATGTCCGGGTTTGGGTCGGATTCTTTTCTGGCCAGGCAGCAGGCCCTGCTGGCGAAACTCCGCTAGAAACAGTAACTGGAACCAGCCTCTTGGAGGTGATTCCGGCAAAGGGCAAATCGCCATTTATCGTAAAATCTGAAACCCCAGACCCGGAAATTGCCGAAGTGACAATAAACATTCTGGGATTCAATTCCGCTACACAAAAACAGCAACTCTTAGAAGTAAAACCGGGCGCGCTAGTCATTGGCGAAACAATTACCCTTGATGCGCAAATCACAAACACCGGCGCAAATCCTGCAGAAAACATCAGAGCACATCTAATTGGCTATGATGCGTTTAGTCCTCCAAGAATTGTGGGAATTCAAACCGTAACTCTGGATGAAATCGCATCAAAGAAAACAGGAAAAGTATCATTTGATGCTGTAATGGACAACAGAGCATCGTCGTTTAAAGTGATTGCAGAATCTGATGGTTTACAATCCAAGATGACAAATGTGGACGAAGTATCGCTAGAATCGCCAACTCGACTAATCACAATAAATGATGTTGAGGTGTTGGGTTCTGATGGAGAGAGAATTTCCAAAATCAAGATTGGCCAAACCGTAGACATTTCAAGCCAGCTCTCAATATTTGCCTCGTCTGATACTCCCGAGCAAGACTATGTGTACTATGTCCAAGTGAGGCAGTTTGGCGAAAAACCACAGGTAGAGTTCTTGGGATTTACCGAAGGCAAGTTTGACTCGACAGATCCGCAAACAGCAACAGTAAGCTGGACTCCACAAAGCGAGGGCGGATTCTTCATTGAGACATATGTCTGGGATCTGGACGCAGTGGCGCTTGCAGCCCCAAGCAAGACAATATCTGTCATACTGGTAACACCATAAATTCATCTTTGTGTATCTGGTAGTATGGCAAAATTTTCCCTAGTTGCGATGGGTGGCACATTTGACATAATACACAAGGGACATCTGGCATTATTGCAGGGGGCATTTTCTGTTTCAGACAATGTCATAATTGGTCTGACAAGTGACGAGCTTGCCAAAAAAAAGGGCAAAAAGCTAAACCATGATTATTTGCAAAGGCTGGAAACACTAAAGCAGACAATAGAAAGAAAATTCCTAGGCAAATCATACACCATTAGCAAGCTTGACAACGACTTTGGCCCTGCAGTAATTGAAGGAAACGTCCAGGCGCTGGTAGTAAGCGACGAAACGGCACACCAGGGGGATGTACTAAACAGGCTCCGAGCGCAAAGAGAACTCCCACCCGTCCAGACCATAGTGGTGCCAATGGTCTTGGCCCAAGACGGCAAGCGGATTTCCACCACTAGGATTCGCAATTCCGAGATTGACGCTCAGGGAAACCTGATTCAAAGTTGACCAAGTGTTGTTGACTTTTTGAGTCATCTGGATAAAACAAAAATTTCCAAGAATTCCGTGCTTGACTCTGATTAACCACATGTCAAAAAAGTTCAAAAACGACGTTACGGGCCTGCAGGAAGGCCTTCATCCGGAAAGCCTGGCGTTTTGGTATGGTATAGTAATAAAAGAAGCAAAGGAAATGGCGCCGTCCTGGCTCGTGGATAAAATCAACGTAAAACAGGATCCCATACTGCCAATGAAGTTCAACTTGGATATATCAAAAAGAGCCGTTCGCTATTTTATGATGGCAGTGGATAACAACCTGCACAAAATGCCCACATCCACAAAACTATACTTTCTCAAAGTAGAAGAGACACTATCTAATGAGATGGACAAGTCACTAGTCTAGCCCTTTGTGATCTCTACTGTTTCTATGATTGTCTTGGTATCTATTATCTGATTTACGTTATCCAAAACAGACTGGATAAAATCAACAAAAATGTCTACTTGGATTGTGTCCTTTAGGACAATGGAGTGAGCGGACTTGTCCTTTAGTGCAATTACAACTTCGTTGTCGTACACATTTAGAATTGATGAGATGAATGTCTCTTTCCCATCCTTGATGAAAATAAGGCTTGCAAGCTTGGCTGCTTCGTGTTTGTCCTGACAGATTACTCGCGTCTTCATTTGTCTTCTAGGAGGAATTTGTCGATCTGGTCCTTGGCTTTTTCCCTTTTTTGCTGATGTGCAACCAGAAACTCGGTTACCTTTTCGATTAGGATTGCCTTTAGCTCGCCTGTGAGCATTTTGCCTGACTTGTAGTCGTCGTATATTGTCTTTAGCTTCTTGTCGTCTGGCTCAAAAAAGATTCTCAGATATTGATACGACACATCAATGTCTGGGTTTCCACCAATTTTGCGGTGCTCTTCTACCGTTGACTGGCCTCCGGAAAATGCGTACTTGTTTATCTTTTTCTTGATCTGCTCTGGTGTGTCAGTCGTGTATATTGTACCGGATTCTTCTGATGCGGACATTTTTCCGCCAGGTCCTGAGAGTGCTGGGATCATAATATTGTGGATTAGCGCAGGCTTTTCCTTGCCTATGCGTGGTGCAACATCGCGCGTTATTCTAAAGTGCGGATCTTGGTCTACCCCAAGCGGAATCAGAACCGGCCTGTCCTCAATAAAGCACGGGGCCGACTGGAGCGACGTATAAAATATCATGCCAACATTTGTCTCGTTTGTAAAGCCAAAGACAGCCTTGGTGTTGGAAAAATTGATCTTTTTTGCAACCTGAGATGCAATGGGGTATAGGGTCTTGATGTTTTTGGTGTTGATGATTATCTTTGTTTTATCTGGTTTGAATCCAAGTGCGATAAAGTCTAGCGCATTTTCATAGGCAAATTTGCTTGTCTGCTCTAGTGTTAGGTCTTGCTTTGCAAAGAATTTCTCATCATCTGTTAGCTGAAAGTACAGGTTTGTGTCGAATTTTTCCTGCAGCCACTTTGTGAAAACCCATGGAACCAGATGACCAATGTGGGTGTGGCCTGAGGGGCCTCGTCCTGTATACAAAAAGAACTTTTTTCCCTTTTGGTAATCTGAGAGAATTCTCGACAGGTCTCGGTGCGAGAAGAAAACGCCGCGCCTGAGCATAAAGTGAAGCTCACCAGTCACGGCTTCGATTTTTTTTAGAATTTCTTGCGTAATCTTTTCCGTGCCAAATTGTTTGATGAGCTTGTCATAGTCAATTTCTCCTTCTACGTGCCAGGGAGTGACAATGAAATCATCAGAAGGCATCCATGGTCAAGTTAGGTTAAGGTTTAAAAAGTCTTTTCGGGTCGTTTTGCTGTTGTCTCAAGTTCTCCATCCAATTGAGAAAACAATAATCAAACTATTACAAGCTGAAAAAAATCTCACAGAATCACAAATCATGGAAAAAACCAAACTTTCTGCAGACCAGACAAGGCGCGGAATAGAGTGGCTTCGACTAAAGAATCTGGCAGTGGTGCAAGAATCAGAACAATTGTTTTTTGCTTTGGGCAAAAACGGACTTGTGGCAAACAAGGAAGGACTACCGGAACGAAAACTGGTAAATCTGGTTTCTGGTGCACCTGTACCATTTGATGAGCTGCGAAAAAAACTACTAGATGAGATGAATGTGGCAATTGCAAATGCCAAAAAAAACGATTGGATAACAATAACAAAAAATGATTCTGGAAGCATTGTTTCGCTAAAGACAAAGCCGGACCCGACAAGCGAGGAGAAAATCCTCTCGCAAATAGGTGAAGGCAAAGTCCAACAAGACCAGATCAAAGATTCTGCCGCGCTGGAATCACTCAAAAAAAGACCTGACTATATCATACTAGAATCTGTCAAAACCAAGACGCTTTCGTTATCGGAGCAGGCAAAGTCAATTGACGTTGATGCAGCTGACTCTGGTGCAATAGATGTTGAAGCGGACGTTCCTATGATTCATGCAGCAAAAACTCACCCACTCAAAGACACAATTGGCGAAATTCGCGAAATCTTTGTCAGCCTTGGCTTTACGGAAATTGCAGGCAATCTAGCACAGCCTGGGTTTTGGAACTTTGATGCATTGTTCACACCACAGGACCACCCTGCTAGGGAAATGCAAGATACATTTTACATCAAAGACAAGCTTGCACAAAACTTTGCAACCCAAGCCCAGATTAACTCTGTTTCTGCCTCTCACAAAAAGGGATGGAAATATCCATGGAATCTGGATGCTGCACGAAAAATGGTTTTGCGAACCCACACCACATGTGTCACCATAAAATATCTAGCAGAGCACAAGCCAAGTGAAGCCCGAGTGTTTTCATTGGGACGTGTATTCAGAAATGAAAAGGTTAGCTACAAACATCTAGTAGAGTTTAACCAAGTGGAAGGAATTGTCGTAGGAAAAAATGTCTCGCTGCGAGACCTGATGGGAATCCAGACGCAATTTTACAAAAAGCTAGGCCTAAACAAAATAAAATTCTGGCCCACATTTTTCCCATACACAGAGCCATCCTTGCAAACAATGGTGTACAATGAAAAGCTGGACAAGTGGATTGAGCTATTTGGTATGGGAATATTCCGACCCGAGGTGACTAGGCCATTTGGAATCACGCGTCCTGTTTTGGCGTGGGGTGGGGGAATTGAGAGAATTGCAATGCTAAAGTACGGACTGGATGACGTTCGCGAATTTTACAACAACAACCTAAGCTGGCTGAGGAGCACCCCAAAATGCCAGTAGTCACACTATATCTTTCAAGGCTGCAAAAACTCGTAGGCAAAACAAACAAAAACAAGATAATTGACGCGCTACCGTTTTTGGGCCTTGACATAGAAGAGCAGACAGACCAGTATATTCGAGTAGAATACAGCCCAAACAGGCCAGACTATGCGACAGATGTTGGAATTGCAACCGGACTCCAGGGACTGCTTGGGATCAAAAAAGGAATTGCCAAGCTAGCAATCAAAAAAGCTGACAAAAACTATTCCATCAAGACAGATCCTGCAGTAAAAAAGATCCGACCATATGTTTTGGGGTTGATTGCAAGGGGAGGCAAGCTAGATGATGAAATCATTCGACAGCTAATTGCACTACAAGAAGACCTTCACTTTGGCGTTGGAAGAAGGCGCAAAAAGGCATCAATTGGGATACACAACCTTGATGCCGTAAAACTTCCGTTATTGTACACTGTCAAATCCAGAGATCACAAGTTTGTGCCGCTTGCCACAGACAAGAAAGTCTCTGTATCGCAGATCCTCGATACCATGGATGCTGGCAAGGAATATTCCCCAATACTTGGGAATGCTTCTGGCGTTCCAATGATTCTGGATGCACAGCAAAACACCATCTCTTTTCCACCAATAATCAACTCTGCACTGACCACA from Candidatus Nitrosotenuis aquarius encodes:
- a CDS encoding phosphopantetheine adenylyltransferase → MAKFSLVAMGGTFDIIHKGHLALLQGAFSVSDNVIIGLTSDELAKKKGKKLNHDYLQRLETLKQTIERKFLGKSYTISKLDNDFGPAVIEGNVQALVVSDETAHQGDVLNRLRAQRELPPVQTIVVPMVLAQDGKRISTTRIRNSEIDAQGNLIQS
- a CDS encoding thioredoxin family protein, with protein sequence MVVMESQVVLKKGDSAPDFELLGVDDKKHSLASFKDYDALLVIFMCNHCPYVKAKVDAINEVQNKFKGKLAVVGINSNDAVAYPDDSFDSMKEFAKQRGISFWYLVDETQQVAKKYGAVCTPDPFLFNKERKLVFHGKIDNAMKPEDKATEKTMIATVEKLLAGQPIPKDFDPSIGCSIKWKN
- a CDS encoding methane monooxygenase/ammonia monooxygenase subunit C, which translates into the protein MAQMPALIPKEVEIQRLKKIWLIVIAMGSTAASVEVDNFVDGSLHQTSIRDSAFTPAHWWLYSHFVALPLGWGSVAIYDRKVPVLRGPNNSMNTGLKMTILGYLATMFTIGVNEMWHFWFVEEIFAVPNHWMFNMGVVVAFMGALAYVVRVYARLVELGAETPGENPYVAEMYKMALEGKLYSRAIP
- a CDS encoding transcriptional regulator, yielding MARGYSLQEMQEKLIEVLSDSKTGLSGVEIAERLKVNRATMAKYLNVFAAEGIIRQKNIGNANLWFVDFGTETLQFPADYYRVKEKFLEHLVSNQQHQAYQLIRNSFHSGADIATLIIEVILPAIASVEDLYLKAKIGTSEAKMLRGVIANSIQILNSQEEPDTKRNTVLLSTDQSSVLYSQAASAALASKGWQIWQVGDVSDSIGVLYDLDLQKFITKIWKQKQGAMVIAIFSATEEGAKFFSESANSIKPKFGKNLHVVAHSRAQKQGVKAEFASEKLESVIQWIDSISGL
- a CDS encoding methane monooxygenase/ammonia monooxygenase subunit B, which gives rise to MVDKKTIVLALSVVLALGTLGPNLAQMVQTAEAHGVQAQLQSRFVKIEDETFNRQSLQTGEELVLSGKFVSLVERDLRGWNSIFSESTNAGNRWEILARTPPGNVFQIPGNAVLDYEIRAKALEPGVYHVHTQLNVAQVGPGLGPGQTVVVTGDPILKPIPYTNIMYQSIIIGVGYVITFATRPWQVI
- a CDS encoding tryptophan--tRNA ligase yields the protein MPSDDFIVTPWHVEGEIDYDKLIKQFGTEKITQEILKKIEAVTGELHFMLRRGVFFSHRDLSRILSDYQKGKKFFLYTGRGPSGHTHIGHLVPWVFTKWLQEKFDTNLYFQLTDDEKFFAKQDLTLEQTSKFAYENALDFIALGFKPDKTKIIINTKNIKTLYPIASQVAKKINFSNTKAVFGFTNETNVGMIFYTSLQSAPCFIEDRPVLIPLGVDQDPHFRITRDVAPRIGKEKPALIHNIMIPALSGPGGKMSASEESGTIYTTDTPEQIKKKINKYAFSGGQSTVEEHRKIGGNPDIDVSYQYLRIFFEPDDKKLKTIYDDYKSGKMLTGELKAILIEKVTEFLVAHQQKREKAKDQIDKFLLEDK
- a CDS encoding ammonia monooxygenase; this translates as MVWLRRCTHYLFIVVVAVNSTLLTINAGDYIFYTDWAWTSYVVFSISQTLMLVVGATYYLTFTGVPGTATYYALIMTVYTWIAKGAWFALGYPYDFIVTPVWLPSAMLIDLAYWATKKNKHSLILFGGVLCGMSLPLFNMVNLITVADPLETAFKYPRPTLPPYMTPIEPQVGKFYNSPVALGAGAGAVLSVTFAALGCKLNTWTYRWMAAWSKWD
- a CDS encoding DNA adenine methylase — encoded protein: MSQHQILSVEPKPFVKWAGGKRQLISAIDRHIPSEFGTYFEPFLGGGAVLFHLLSKNPAVKCKVSDLNSDLVLAYVTIRDKVDELISALENHAKNYHKNPDSYYYGIRESEPTGQIAKVSRLLFLNRTCFNGLYRVNSKGKFNVPLGRYSNPNIVNEENLVAVSHVLQSKRIQISCRDFTAVLSDAKKGDFVYFDPPYQPVSDTANFTSYTNRDFTYSDLEKLVKVSEKLSDKGCKVLHSNSNSKEVKDLFSKGWKVIEVAANRAINSDSAKRTGQKELLIKNY